Proteins encoded together in one Halalkaliarchaeum sp. AArc-CO window:
- a CDS encoding DUF1611 domain-containing protein yields MTDVSDRGTRRVSDRTIAILAHEKFPDRAKTAIGVMRYGNYDVAAVIDREEAGSSVGDHVRDLDDAPIVGSFEEALEVESDLDTLLIGIAPIGGGFEESWRPDVTAAIDAGCDVISGLHYFLSEDEEFAALADQEGVELWDVRNPHEDLTVSEGVAADVDADVVLTVGTDCSVGKMTVSLELLAAARDRGIDAGFVPTGQTGIMIAGWGNPVDRVISDFTAGSVEEMILELGDEHDVLFVEGQGSIVHPAYSAVTCGILHGAMADALVLCHASGREAIHGYEEFSLPPLPEYVDLYESLAKPVHESPVVAGALNTREIDGDDDAREAVAEYSRTIGVPATDPVRFDAEDVLDAVLEGVDR; encoded by the coding sequence ATGACCGACGTTTCCGACAGGGGGACCCGACGGGTATCGGACCGGACGATCGCTATCCTCGCCCACGAGAAGTTTCCCGACCGTGCGAAGACGGCGATCGGCGTTATGCGCTACGGCAACTACGACGTCGCCGCCGTAATCGACCGCGAGGAAGCCGGCTCCAGCGTTGGCGATCACGTGCGGGACCTCGATGACGCTCCGATCGTCGGCTCGTTCGAGGAGGCTCTCGAGGTCGAATCGGATCTCGACACGCTGTTGATCGGAATCGCGCCGATCGGCGGAGGGTTCGAGGAGTCGTGGCGACCGGACGTCACGGCGGCGATCGACGCGGGCTGTGACGTCATCTCCGGGCTCCACTACTTCCTCTCGGAGGACGAGGAGTTCGCCGCGCTGGCCGATCAGGAGGGCGTCGAACTGTGGGACGTCCGAAATCCCCACGAGGATCTCACGGTGAGTGAGGGTGTCGCAGCCGACGTCGACGCCGACGTCGTCCTCACCGTCGGTACCGACTGTTCGGTCGGCAAGATGACCGTCTCGCTGGAGCTGCTGGCGGCCGCCCGAGATCGGGGGATCGACGCCGGGTTCGTCCCGACGGGACAGACCGGGATCATGATCGCCGGCTGGGGGAATCCGGTCGACCGGGTGATAAGCGACTTCACCGCCGGTTCAGTCGAAGAGATGATCCTCGAACTCGGTGACGAACACGACGTGCTGTTCGTCGAGGGGCAAGGGAGCATCGTCCACCCCGCCTACTCGGCTGTCACGTGTGGCATCCTCCACGGAGCGATGGCCGACGCGCTCGTGTTGTGTCACGCTTCCGGACGGGAGGCGATTCACGGCTACGAGGAGTTTTCGCTTCCGCCGCTTCCCGAGTACGTCGACCTCTACGAGTCGCTGGCGAAACCGGTTCACGAGTCACCCGTCGTGGCGGGCGCGCTCAACACCAGGGAAATCGACGGCGACGACGACGCCCGGGAAGCGGTCGCGGAGTACTCCCGGACGATCGGCGTCCCGGCAACCGATCCGGTTCGATTCGACGCGGAAGACGTTCTCGACGCGGTGCTCGAGGGGGTGGACCGATGA
- a CDS encoding ribbon-helix-helix domain-containing protein gives MPKVEITIPEHLEMQIAQLVEQGEFVNREEAIEELLSTGMKAYKTSGPMDDEEPGFEDDGMMGHEDEYVF, from the coding sequence ATGCCCAAGGTCGAAATTACGATCCCGGAACACCTCGAGATGCAGATCGCCCAGCTCGTCGAACAGGGCGAGTTCGTCAACCGCGAAGAAGCGATCGAGGAGCTGTTGTCCACCGGGATGAAAGCGTACAAAACGAGCGGCCCGATGGACGACGAGGAACCGGGGTTCGAAGACGACGGAATGATGGGACACGAGGACGAGTACGTCTTCTAG
- a CDS encoding ribonuclease P protein component 4, which produces MGLPEERIDRLHALAREAAGNGEFDRSREYVRLARRIAQRHRCGVPREFKRFTCDRCDVYLLPGRNARVRLQSGHVVITCDCGEIARYPYE; this is translated from the coding sequence ATGGGCCTCCCCGAGGAGCGGATCGACCGGTTGCACGCTCTCGCCCGCGAGGCCGCCGGAAACGGAGAGTTCGACCGCTCCAGGGAGTACGTCAGACTCGCCCGTCGGATCGCCCAGCGGCACCGCTGTGGAGTCCCCCGGGAGTTCAAACGGTTCACCTGCGATCGCTGTGACGTGTACCTCCTGCCGGGACGCAACGCCCGGGTGCGGCTGCAGTCGGGGCACGTGGTGATCACGTGTGATTGCGGCGAGATCGCCAGATATCCCTACGAGTGA
- a CDS encoding NAD(P)/FAD-dependent oxidoreductase has protein sequence MITVVGGGIAGLAAAHRLQEHGFDVTVYEATADVGGLAALYDTAGDPIERYYHHLSKSEETIVELAEELGIDERLEWIVGKNAYYVDGVVHPLDTAAQIAAYPHLSLYDKFRLGMLTLGVDVRGGRPRFDTYDDLSAFEDVPVREFVEEHTTRGVYERFFDPLLDAKFGDRKADVSAAWLLGRIRFRGERDLRRGEILGYFDGSFGVLIDALVDSVGRDHITTNARVVDVGFTTDTEESADRRVETVTVETESGKETHDTDGVVVAAMPNVLESLTGYECDIDFQGAVCAVVTMDRTLMDTYWLNIADEAPFGALIEHTNFVPPDRYGGQHLLYVASYVQSSDDWRWQADDDTLEERWLDGIEELFPSFSREHVESVRLSRNPRAAPVYERGYLETVIPYDLRESVGDGMYYAGMASRAQYPERSLNGGVVAGFECADRIADGE, from the coding sequence ATGATCACTGTCGTCGGCGGGGGTATCGCCGGGCTGGCGGCCGCCCACCGGCTCCAGGAACACGGCTTCGACGTCACGGTGTACGAAGCTACCGCTGACGTCGGCGGTCTCGCGGCGCTGTACGACACCGCCGGGGACCCGATCGAACGCTACTACCACCACCTTTCGAAGTCGGAGGAGACGATCGTCGAACTCGCCGAGGAACTCGGGATCGACGAGCGGCTGGAGTGGATCGTCGGCAAGAACGCCTACTACGTCGACGGCGTCGTCCACCCGCTCGACACTGCAGCCCAGATCGCCGCCTATCCCCACCTGAGCCTCTATGACAAGTTTCGGCTCGGGATGCTCACGCTGGGCGTCGACGTGCGCGGCGGCCGTCCGCGGTTCGACACCTACGACGATCTCTCCGCGTTCGAAGACGTGCCCGTTCGGGAGTTCGTCGAAGAACACACCACTCGCGGCGTGTACGAGCGGTTCTTCGACCCGCTTTTGGACGCGAAGTTCGGCGACAGGAAGGCGGACGTCAGCGCGGCCTGGCTGCTCGGCCGGATCAGATTCCGCGGCGAACGCGACCTCAGACGGGGGGAGATCCTCGGCTACTTCGACGGCTCCTTCGGCGTCCTGATCGACGCGCTCGTAGACTCCGTCGGACGCGATCACATTACCACGAACGCCCGGGTGGTCGACGTCGGATTTACGACTGACACAGAGGAGTCTGCGGATCGACGCGTCGAAACCGTCACTGTCGAGACGGAATCCGGGAAGGAAACCCACGACACCGACGGCGTCGTCGTGGCGGCGATGCCGAACGTGCTCGAATCACTGACTGGCTATGAATGCGACATCGACTTCCAGGGCGCAGTGTGTGCGGTCGTGACGATGGATCGGACGCTCATGGACACCTACTGGCTGAACATCGCGGACGAGGCGCCGTTCGGCGCCCTCATCGAACACACGAACTTCGTCCCGCCGGACCGTTACGGCGGCCAACACCTCCTGTATGTCGCGAGCTACGTCCAGTCCAGTGACGACTGGCGGTGGCAGGCCGACGACGACACACTCGAGGAACGCTGGCTCGACGGGATCGAAGAACTGTTCCCGTCGTTCTCCCGCGAACACGTCGAGTCGGTCCGGCTCTCCCGGAACCCGCGGGCTGCGCCCGTCTACGAACGAGGATACCTCGAGACGGTGATCCCGTACGACCTGCGCGAGTCGGTCGGCGATGGGATGTACTACGCCGGGATGGCTTCTCGGGCGCAGTACCCCGAACGGTCGCTCAACGGCGGGGTGGTGGCCGGCTTCGAGTGTGCAGACCGTATCGCGGACGGCGAGTGA
- a CDS encoding UPF0058 family protein, protein MHKDELLELHEQMVTIMEYFREKEHVDPELFEPYEELDVDPSHVHKSKSEHKHAVFVLGNALASAMAKDEFSTAGRVGKRMKELAEDAENKL, encoded by the coding sequence ATGCACAAAGACGAATTGCTCGAGCTCCACGAGCAGATGGTCACTATCATGGAGTACTTCCGCGAGAAGGAGCACGTCGATCCGGAGCTGTTCGAACCGTACGAGGAGCTCGACGTCGATCCGTCCCACGTCCACAAATCCAAAAGCGAGCACAAACACGCGGTGTTCGTGCTCGGCAACGCCCTCGCGTCGGCGATGGCCAAAGACGAGTTCTCGACAGCTGGCCGGGTCGGAAAGCGAATGAAGGAACTCGCCGAGGACGCGGAAAACAAGCTGTAG